The following coding sequences are from one Salvia hispanica cultivar TCC Black 2014 chromosome 3, UniMelb_Shisp_WGS_1.0, whole genome shotgun sequence window:
- the LOC125214130 gene encoding uncharacterized protein LOC125214130, with the protein MKASSYKKENLHQIHHSIMLLQFLNFGGGGGLRFPNLPNPKNAPSAKTTPISSSPSSIRCVSQLTGNGLPAHDIAAILHNKVLVSAVASAAVGQLLKPFASTVLYGKKFDLKTALSSGGFPSTHSSSVVATATCLGMERGFKDALFGLAVIYAGLIMYDAQGVRREVGSHAKLLNKVVPRSRFYTPSSTDDADGVINSYSRDSSPDLEITDPVLSEEYTSLQKKQTSSLLLEPDKRRRVRPSGVVPDGESEIVASLLKESVGHTEVEVAAGAFVGLVVSLVVCSYL; encoded by the exons ATGAAAGCCAGCtcttataaaaaagaaaacttgCACCAAATTCATCATTCAATTATGCTACTCCAATTTCTCAAtttcggcggcggcggcggcctcCGCTTCCCCAACCTCCCAAACCCCAAAAATGCCCCCTCCGCCAAAACAACTCCCATCTCCTCCTCCCCATCTTCAATCCGCTGCGTCTCTCAACTCACCGGCAACGGCCTCCCCGCCCACGACATCGCCGCTATTTTGCACAACAAA GTTCTTGTATCAGCAGTTGCCTCTGCAGCAGTTGGGCAGCTCCTCAAACCGTTTGCTTCCACCGTTTTGTACGGCaagaaatttgatttgaagacTGCTTTATCATCTGGAGGATTCccttctacacattcttct TCTGTTGTGGCGACGGCAACTTGTCTTGGCATGGAGAG AGGCTTTAAGGATGCACTTTTTGGTTTAGCTGTGATTTATGCTGGCCTTATAATGTATGATGCACAG GGAGTTAGAAGGGAAGTTGGATCTCATGCTAAACTGCTGAACAAAGTGGTGCCAAGAAGCAGATTCTACACGCCTTCCTCTACAGACGATGCAGATGGTgtaataaattcatattccAGAGACTCATCTCCAGACTTAGAGATCACTGATCCTGTTCTGTCAGAGGAGTATACCTCGTTGCAGAAAAAGCAAACGAGTTCTCTGTTGCTCGAGCCTGACAAGCGGAGGCGTGTAAGACCCTCGGGTGTAGTACCTGATGGGGAATCGGAAATTGTAGCATCTTTGTTGAAGGAATCGGTCGGCCATACAGAGGTTGAAGTTGCTGCCGGAGCCTTTGTAGGTTTGGTAGTGAGCTTAGTAGTGTGCTCCTACTTATAG